One part of the Streptomyces sp. NBC_00286 genome encodes these proteins:
- a CDS encoding nucleopolyhedrovirus P10 family protein has protein sequence MMVDQWTRAVRRQLGFGRLLPLGGPRDGAWITERAAESVLRHAARRVPGAHLGTLRLALADPNETHEPAVPPPPSALPPGPLRISADFTATLATGEPLPAVASRLRATLAEAATERLGLTVTEVDLRVTGLLEEGEAGATEDDESDVRPDEPQRPTEPEADDESRVASAALAVPGVARLTGALAGLGRAVHIEERPGETTLPRRHVRIELEAHASHRTLDVAREVREAASAALPDHASVAVLITGVTD, from the coding sequence ATGATGGTGGACCAGTGGACCCGGGCAGTACGACGTCAGCTCGGCTTCGGCAGACTCCTCCCGCTGGGCGGCCCGCGCGACGGCGCCTGGATCACGGAGCGGGCAGCCGAGTCCGTACTGCGCCACGCCGCACGCCGCGTGCCAGGCGCACACCTCGGCACACTACGGCTCGCACTCGCCGACCCGAACGAAACGCACGAACCGGCGGTACCGCCTCCGCCGAGCGCCCTGCCGCCGGGTCCACTGCGCATCAGCGCCGACTTCACAGCCACCCTCGCGACCGGCGAACCCCTCCCCGCCGTCGCGTCCCGCCTCCGGGCGACCCTCGCCGAGGCAGCGACGGAGCGGCTCGGCCTGACGGTCACGGAAGTGGATCTACGGGTGACGGGGTTGCTGGAGGAGGGGGAGGCGGGCGCTACGGAGGACGACGAGTCGGATGTACGCCCTGATGAGCCCCAACGTCCCACGGAGCCGGAGGCGGACGACGAGTCCCGAGTGGCTTCGGCAGCGCTGGCTGTGCCGGGGGTAGCCCGCCTGACGGGCGCGCTCGCCGGCTTGGGCCGGGCTGTGCACATCGAGGAGCGGCCAGGTGAGACGACGCTTCCCCGCCGTCACGTCCGCATCGAGCTCGAGGCCCACGCCAGCCACCGCACACTGGACGTAGCCCGTGAGGTCCGAGAGGCGGCAAGTGCAGCCCTGCCGGACCACGCGTCGGTGGCAGTGCTGATCACAGGGGTGACGGACTGA
- a CDS encoding Asp23/Gls24 family envelope stress response protein: MTDVTQRNRTENPEAEKGAPDVQPRSRPSVTKRGGGDPASRGRTTIADGVVEKIAGLAARDVLGVHAMGSGLSRTFGAVRDRVPGGAKSVTRGVKAEVGEVQTALDLEIVVDYGVSITEVAGAVRENVISAVERMTGLEVVEVNIAVSDVKLPEEEEEGETETRLQ, from the coding sequence ATGACGGATGTGACGCAGCGGAACCGGACGGAGAACCCCGAGGCCGAGAAAGGGGCGCCGGATGTACAGCCCCGCAGCAGGCCCAGTGTGACCAAGCGCGGTGGAGGCGACCCGGCTTCCCGGGGACGTACGACCATCGCGGATGGTGTGGTGGAGAAGATCGCCGGGCTCGCGGCCCGCGATGTGCTCGGAGTGCATGCGATGGGCAGCGGGCTCTCGCGCACCTTCGGAGCGGTGCGGGACCGGGTCCCGGGCGGTGCGAAGTCCGTGACCCGGGGTGTGAAGGCCGAGGTCGGAGAGGTGCAGACGGCGCTCGACCTGGAGATCGTCGTCGACTACGGCGTTTCGATCACCGAGGTCGCCGGCGCCGTGCGCGAGAACGTCATCTCGGCCGTCGAGCGGATGACGGGCCTTGAAGTCGTCGAGGTCAATATCGCGGTCAGCGATGTCAAACTGCCGGAAGAGGAAGAAGAAGGAGAAACGGAGACCCGGCTTCAGTAG
- a CDS encoding Asp23/Gls24 family envelope stress response protein, protein MSGELAAAGAPLRPGSPGGTVAPAARGALRIADRVVAKIAAQAAREALDVLPPEAGPPHATVVVHHDTARVRVGLELDYPSDIGAQCAAVRRQVTQRVRMLAGMEVPEVAVQVERLHSAQARGAAQGRTQ, encoded by the coding sequence GTGAGCGGTGAGCTCGCCGCGGCGGGGGCACCCCTCCGGCCGGGCAGCCCCGGCGGGACCGTCGCACCCGCCGCGCGCGGTGCGCTCCGTATCGCCGACCGGGTCGTCGCGAAGATCGCCGCGCAGGCGGCCCGCGAGGCCCTGGACGTGCTGCCCCCGGAGGCCGGACCGCCGCACGCCACGGTCGTCGTGCACCACGACACCGCACGCGTCCGAGTCGGCCTCGAACTCGACTACCCCTCCGACATCGGCGCCCAGTGCGCCGCCGTGCGTCGTCAAGTCACCCAGCGGGTAAGGATGCTGGCGGGTATGGAGGTGCCCGAGGTCGCCGTCCAGGTGGAGCGCCTGCACTCGGCGCAGGCACGCGGCGCGGCACAGGGGAGGACCCAATGA
- a CDS encoding DUF6286 domain-containing protein yields MSESQGSERTRQLPVIEKAAESELGQSASAADYDPLPTADDTDDGNGRFWSLRRVPAGIIALLVLAGAGLLLYDIVSVRFDRPAMAWRRNLARELAERPLDDIWVLVGAGVAAALGVWLLVLAVTPGMRDVLTMRRPHTDVRAGLHRGAAAMVLRDRAMEVSGVRSVRVRVRRRKVTARAVSHFRELDDVRADLDAVLAEGIKGLGLARRPALSVHVARANKNRKG; encoded by the coding sequence ATGAGCGAGTCCCAGGGCTCCGAGCGCACCCGTCAGCTGCCCGTCATCGAGAAGGCCGCCGAGAGCGAACTCGGCCAGTCCGCGTCCGCGGCGGACTACGACCCGCTGCCCACCGCCGACGACACGGACGACGGCAACGGCCGCTTCTGGTCCCTACGCCGTGTCCCCGCGGGCATCATCGCGCTGCTGGTCCTGGCCGGCGCGGGCCTTCTGCTGTACGACATCGTCTCCGTGCGCTTCGACCGGCCCGCCATGGCCTGGCGCAGAAACCTAGCCCGGGAGCTCGCCGAGCGGCCTCTCGACGACATCTGGGTGCTCGTCGGCGCCGGGGTCGCGGCCGCTCTCGGCGTCTGGCTGCTGGTTCTCGCCGTGACGCCCGGCATGCGGGACGTACTGACGATGCGCCGCCCCCACACCGACGTACGGGCCGGTCTGCACCGGGGCGCGGCCGCCATGGTGCTGCGTGACCGGGCCATGGAGGTCTCCGGGGTGCGCTCGGTACGGGTCCGGGTGAGGCGGAGGAAGGTCACTGCGCGGGCGGTGTCGCACTTCCGTGAACTGGACGATGTACGGGCTGACTTGGATGCCGTGCTCGCCGAGGGCATCAAAGGGCTCGGGCTGGCCCGGCGGCCCGCCCTTTCGGTGCATGTCGCGCGGGCGAACAAGAACCGGAAGGGGTGA
- the amaP gene encoding alkaline shock response membrane anchor protein AmaP, with product MLRIVNRVLVGLAGLLLIVGGGSVLAVGLGLEPPSWWVHDGQRDVLLSDTGRTRWRDEGWWWPTVIAVLAVALLLALWWLTAVLRRRRLAEVLVDTGDGEGALLRGRALEGVLTGEAGALDGVQRAHTALTGKRTTPQARVHLLVEPHVDPGDALHGLTTQALAHARDSAGLAALPAEVRLRGVKHRAERVS from the coding sequence GTGCTGAGGATCGTGAACCGTGTTCTCGTCGGGCTCGCAGGTCTGCTCCTGATCGTGGGCGGCGGCTCCGTGCTCGCCGTCGGTCTCGGCCTCGAACCGCCCTCGTGGTGGGTCCATGACGGGCAGCGGGACGTGCTGCTGAGCGACACGGGCCGGACCCGCTGGCGGGACGAGGGCTGGTGGTGGCCCACCGTCATCGCCGTACTCGCCGTCGCCCTGCTGCTCGCCCTGTGGTGGCTGACAGCGGTACTACGACGGCGTCGGCTGGCCGAGGTGCTCGTCGACACCGGCGACGGCGAGGGGGCACTGCTGCGCGGGCGCGCCCTGGAGGGCGTACTGACCGGCGAGGCGGGCGCACTCGACGGCGTGCAGCGTGCACACACGGCGCTGACCGGCAAGCGGACCACCCCTCAAGCACGGGTCCACCTGCTCGTCGAACCACATGTCGACCCCGGCGACGCGCTGCACGGCCTGACGACCCAGGCCCTCGCCCACGCCAGGGACTCCGCCGGCCTGGCCGCGCTGCCCGCCGAGGTGCGCCTCCGCGGGGTCAAACACCGGGCGGAACGGGTGAGTTAG
- a CDS encoding SDR family oxidoreductase: MDLGLKDRVYVVTGATRGLGNASARELLAEGAKVIITGRDEKTVAEVAAALGPNAHGVAVDNADPAAATSLIAAARERFGGFDGILISVGGPAPGFAADNTDEQWQSAFESVFLGAVRLARAAAAELAEGGVIGFVLSTSVYEPIAGLTISNGLRPGLAGFAKSLSDELGPRGIRVVGVLPGRIATDRLRQLDGLSPDPEATRAANESRIPLRRYGTPEEFGRTAAFLLSPAASYLTGVMVPVDGGARRGF, from the coding sequence ATGGATCTTGGACTGAAGGACCGTGTCTACGTCGTCACCGGGGCCACTCGCGGCCTGGGCAATGCCTCCGCGCGGGAACTCCTCGCGGAAGGCGCGAAAGTGATCATCACGGGCCGGGACGAGAAGACGGTGGCCGAGGTCGCCGCGGCTCTCGGCCCGAACGCCCATGGAGTCGCCGTCGACAACGCCGACCCTGCGGCCGCGACGAGCCTGATAGCGGCCGCACGGGAGCGTTTCGGCGGCTTCGACGGCATCCTGATCAGCGTCGGCGGCCCGGCGCCCGGCTTCGCCGCCGACAACACGGACGAGCAGTGGCAGTCGGCGTTCGAGTCGGTCTTCCTGGGCGCGGTCCGGCTGGCCCGCGCGGCCGCCGCGGAGCTGGCCGAGGGCGGGGTCATCGGCTTCGTGCTCTCCACTTCGGTGTACGAGCCGATCGCGGGCCTGACCATCTCCAACGGCCTGCGTCCCGGTCTCGCGGGCTTCGCCAAGTCGCTCTCGGACGAGCTCGGCCCGCGCGGCATCCGCGTCGTTGGCGTGCTTCCGGGCCGCATCGCCACGGACCGCTTGCGCCAGCTCGACGGCCTGTCCCCCGACCCGGAGGCCACCCGCGCGGCCAACGAGTCCCGCATCCCGCTGCGCCGCTACGGCACCCCGGAGGAGTTCGGGCGGACGGCCGCGTTCCTGCTGTCACCGGCCGCGTCGTATCTGACGGGGGTCATGGTTCCTGTCGACGGCGGCGCTCGGCGCGGGTTCTAG
- a CDS encoding glycoside hydrolase family 15 protein, with the protein MHSSNEPKPRVPAIEDYALIGDHQTAALIGRDGSIDWLCLPRFDSAACFAKLLGDEENGHWRLAPKGAGACTRRAYRQDSLVLDSEWETPEGTVRVTDLMPQRDRSPDVVRVVEGLEGRVTMHSALRLRFDYGSIVPWMRKSDGHRVAVAGPDSVWLRSEPKVRTWGRDYSTHSEFTVAEGEKVAFVMTWHPSHEPRPPLIDPHEALASSVDDWRAWAARCRYRGPHRDAVVRSLITLKALTYAPTGGIVAAPTTSLPEEVGGVRNWDYRYCWLRDSTLTLGALLACGYQEEAEAWRDWLLRAAAGDPADLQIMYGLAGERRIPEYEVPWLPGFQGSRPVRVGNDAVRQLQLDVYGEVIDSLSLALRAGLPTKPHMWSLRLALMEFLRSNWRKPDEGLWEVRGPRRHFVHSKIMAWVAADRTVRALEENPGLSGDPDHWRAMRDEVHREVCERGYDPERNTFTQFYGSRELDASLLLIPRTGFLPPDDPRVTGTIDAIRDELAHDGFLRRYSSDQTVIDGLPGHEGAFLVCSFWLADALHLTGRTKEARELFERLLALCNDVGLLSEEYDPVACRQLGNFPQAFSHIGLVGTALTLFGEEGAG; encoded by the coding sequence GTGCACTCATCGAACGAGCCCAAGCCACGCGTCCCCGCCATCGAGGACTACGCCCTGATCGGCGACCATCAGACCGCCGCCCTGATCGGGCGGGACGGTTCGATCGACTGGCTGTGCCTGCCCCGGTTCGACTCGGCGGCCTGCTTCGCGAAGTTGCTGGGGGACGAGGAGAACGGTCACTGGAGGCTCGCGCCGAAAGGAGCGGGGGCCTGCACTCGGCGCGCGTACCGGCAGGACTCCCTCGTGCTCGACAGCGAGTGGGAGACCCCGGAGGGGACGGTGCGCGTCACCGACCTGATGCCGCAGCGCGACCGCTCCCCCGACGTCGTACGCGTCGTCGAGGGGCTCGAGGGCCGCGTAACCATGCACAGCGCCCTGCGGCTGCGGTTCGACTACGGCTCGATCGTGCCGTGGATGCGCAAGTCGGACGGCCATCGGGTGGCCGTGGCGGGCCCGGACTCGGTGTGGCTGCGCAGCGAACCCAAGGTGCGCACCTGGGGCAGGGACTACAGCACGCACTCGGAGTTCACGGTCGCCGAGGGCGAGAAGGTCGCCTTCGTGATGACCTGGCACCCCTCGCACGAGCCGCGCCCCCCGCTCATCGACCCGCACGAGGCGCTGGCCTCCAGCGTCGACGACTGGCGGGCGTGGGCGGCCCGCTGCCGATACCGGGGCCCGCACCGGGACGCGGTCGTCCGCTCGCTGATCACGCTCAAAGCCCTCACGTACGCGCCGACCGGCGGCATCGTCGCGGCGCCCACCACCTCGCTCCCGGAGGAGGTCGGCGGTGTACGCAACTGGGACTACCGCTACTGCTGGCTGCGCGACTCCACGCTCACCCTGGGCGCGCTGCTGGCCTGCGGCTACCAGGAGGAGGCCGAGGCCTGGCGCGACTGGCTGCTGCGCGCGGCGGCGGGCGACCCGGCGGACCTGCAGATCATGTACGGGCTCGCGGGCGAGCGAAGGATTCCCGAGTACGAGGTGCCGTGGCTGCCCGGATTCCAGGGCTCGCGTCCGGTCCGGGTCGGCAACGACGCCGTACGCCAGTTGCAGCTCGACGTGTACGGCGAGGTCATCGACTCTCTGTCGCTGGCGCTGCGCGCGGGCCTGCCGACCAAGCCGCACATGTGGAGTCTGCGGCTGGCCCTGATGGAGTTCCTGCGGTCGAACTGGCGCAAGCCCGACGAGGGCCTGTGGGAGGTACGCGGTCCGCGCCGCCACTTCGTGCACTCGAAGATCATGGCGTGGGTGGCCGCCGACCGCACCGTCCGCGCCCTGGAGGAGAACCCAGGACTGAGCGGCGACCCGGACCACTGGCGCGCGATGCGCGACGAGGTGCACCGCGAGGTGTGCGAGCGCGGCTACGACCCGGAGCGGAACACCTTCACGCAGTTCTACGGCTCCCGCGAACTGGACGCCTCGCTGCTGCTCATCCCCCGTACCGGCTTTCTGCCGCCGGACGATCCGCGGGTGACCGGCACGATCGACGCGATACGCGACGAGCTCGCGCACGACGGCTTTTTGCGCCGGTACTCCTCGGACCAGACGGTGATCGACGGGCTGCCGGGCCATGAGGGCGCATTCCTGGTCTGCTCGTTCTGGCTCGCGGACGCGCTGCATCTGACGGGGCGTACGAAGGAGGCGCGCGAGCTGTTCGAGCGCCTGCTCGCGCTCTGCAACGACGTGGGGCTGCTGTCCGAGGAGTACGACCCCGTCGCGTGCCGTCAGCTCGGCAACTTCCCGCAGGCGTTCAGCCATATCGGCCTGGTGGGCACCGCCCTCACGCTGTTCGGCGAGGAGGGGGCAGGATAG
- a CDS encoding SURF1 family cytochrome oxidase biogenesis protein, translated as MYRFLLSRQWVILTLVALLLIPTMIRLGFWQMHRYEERTARNELVAEALDAKPVPVEQLTSPGHTVTTDERYRSVTAKGRFDTDDEVVVRRRTNSDDEVGYHVLTPFVLGDGKVLLVNRGWVPGAPTQTAFPKIPAPPRGEITVTGRLMPDETTEASGIKDLEGLPDRQIMLINSEQEASRLGEQVVGGYIVQTALAPKGNSPELIGKPGDEDAALNYAYAIQWWLFALGVPVGWVILVRRERRDRAEAAAKTDTPEAAETASV; from the coding sequence GTGTACCGCTTCCTGTTGTCCCGGCAGTGGGTGATCCTCACGCTGGTCGCCCTGCTCCTCATCCCCACGATGATCAGGCTGGGCTTCTGGCAGATGCACCGCTACGAGGAGCGCACCGCCCGGAACGAGCTGGTCGCCGAGGCGCTGGACGCCAAGCCGGTGCCCGTGGAGCAGCTCACCTCCCCCGGACACACGGTCACCACCGACGAGCGGTACCGCAGCGTGACAGCGAAGGGCCGCTTCGACACCGACGACGAGGTCGTCGTCCGCCGCCGCACCAACTCCGACGACGAGGTCGGCTACCACGTCCTGACGCCCTTCGTCCTCGGGGACGGCAAGGTCCTGCTGGTCAACAGGGGCTGGGTCCCCGGGGCCCCGACCCAGACGGCGTTCCCCAAGATCCCCGCACCGCCCCGCGGCGAGATCACCGTCACCGGGCGGCTCATGCCCGACGAGACGACCGAGGCGAGCGGCATCAAGGACCTCGAGGGCCTGCCGGACCGGCAGATCATGCTGATCAACAGCGAGCAGGAGGCCAGCCGCCTCGGCGAGCAGGTCGTCGGCGGCTACATCGTGCAGACGGCACTCGCACCGAAGGGCAACTCCCCGGAACTGATCGGCAAGCCCGGCGACGAGGACGCCGCACTGAACTACGCGTACGCGATCCAGTGGTGGCTCTTCGCGTTGGGCGTCCCCGTGGGCTGGGTGATCCTGGTCCGCCGTGAGCGCCGGGACCGGGCGGAAGCCGCGGCGAAGACGGACACTCCGGAGGCGGCGGAAACGGCCTCTGTGTAG
- a CDS encoding DEDDh family exonuclease — protein sequence MLEDRTTAASAASWPAAYPQGYAVVDVETTGLARDDRIVSAAVYRLDARGEVEDHWYTTVNPERDPGPVWIHGLTSEALEGAPLFPEIAEEFAARLDGRVLVAHNAVFDWSMIAREYARAEREAPVRQRLCTIALSKELRLPLANHKLESLAAHFGVVQQRAHHALDDARVLAEAFRPSLHAAARDGVRLPLLECRPLTEWADGPAPRIGQQSGGGGYGGYGPGSWRPSRKRPACPYPNPGRYEPGRPLKQGMRIAFSGDTSVDRELLEDRAVDAGLHVSTSLSRRTSLLVTNDPDSGTSKVVKARQYGTPVVDEAAFGQLLLDVESAEGA from the coding sequence ATGCTCGAAGACCGTACGACCGCAGCCTCCGCAGCCTCGTGGCCGGCCGCGTATCCGCAGGGATACGCGGTGGTCGACGTGGAGACCACCGGACTGGCCCGCGACGACCGCATAGTGTCGGCCGCGGTCTACCGGCTGGACGCACGCGGCGAGGTCGAGGACCACTGGTACACGACGGTCAATCCGGAGCGGGATCCCGGGCCGGTGTGGATACACGGTCTGACGAGCGAGGCGCTCGAAGGGGCGCCTCTTTTCCCGGAGATCGCCGAGGAGTTCGCGGCCCGGCTCGACGGCCGTGTGCTCGTCGCGCACAACGCCGTCTTCGACTGGTCGATGATCGCCCGGGAGTACGCCCGCGCGGAGCGCGAGGCGCCGGTCCGTCAGCGGCTGTGCACCATCGCGCTCTCCAAGGAGCTGCGCCTGCCCCTGGCCAACCACAAGCTGGAGTCGCTCGCCGCGCACTTCGGCGTCGTACAGCAGCGGGCGCACCACGCGCTGGACGACGCGCGCGTGCTCGCCGAGGCGTTCCGGCCGAGCCTGCACGCCGCCGCGCGCGACGGCGTACGACTGCCGCTCCTTGAGTGCCGGCCGCTCACCGAGTGGGCGGACGGGCCCGCGCCGCGCATCGGCCAACAGTCGGGCGGCGGTGGCTACGGCGGTTACGGGCCCGGGAGCTGGCGCCCCTCCCGCAAGCGGCCCGCGTGCCCGTACCCCAACCCGGGCCGGTACGAACCGGGCAGACCGCTCAAGCAGGGCATGCGGATCGCGTTCTCCGGGGACACCTCGGTCGACCGCGAGCTCCTGGAGGACCGTGCCGTCGACGCCGGACTCCATGTCTCGACGAGCCTGTCCCGGCGCACCAGCCTCCTCGTCACGAACGACCCGGACTCCGGTACGTCGAAAGTGGTCAAGGCACGCCAGTACGGCACGCCGGTCGTCGACGAGGCGGCCTTCGGGCAGCTCCTTCTGGATGTGGAGTCGGCCGAGGGGGCGTGA
- a CDS encoding sterol desaturase family protein — translation MPNLPDVVLWSIPAFVLLTVVEMVSVRIHPDEDAAGYEAKDAVTSVSMGLGSLGFDLLWKIPIVAIYTAIYELTPLRVPVLWWTVPLMLLAQDFFYYWSHRGHHVIRILWACHVVHHSSQNFNLTTALRQPWTTWTVWPFYVPLVALGVHPAALAFCSSANLVYQFWIHTERIGKLHRAFEFVFNTPSHHRVHHASQGGYLDRNFGGILIVWDRLFGSFVPETERPVYGLTKNIDTYNPLRVATHEYAAIVRDLRAAGSWRERAGRVFRGPGWQPPARGDVEEVGDAVSETATGTVTGTVA, via the coding sequence ATGCCGAACCTGCCCGATGTCGTGCTGTGGTCGATACCCGCCTTTGTGCTGCTCACCGTTGTCGAAATGGTGAGTGTCCGGATCCATCCGGACGAGGATGCCGCGGGGTATGAGGCGAAGGACGCCGTGACGAGCGTCTCCATGGGGCTGGGCAGTCTGGGCTTCGATCTGCTGTGGAAGATTCCGATCGTCGCCATTTACACGGCCATCTATGAGCTGACGCCCCTGCGCGTTCCCGTCCTGTGGTGGACCGTCCCGCTGATGCTGCTCGCCCAGGACTTCTTCTACTACTGGTCGCATCGCGGACATCACGTCATCCGCATCCTGTGGGCCTGCCACGTGGTGCACCACTCCAGCCAGAACTTCAACCTCACCACCGCACTCAGGCAGCCGTGGACGACCTGGACCGTCTGGCCGTTCTACGTGCCTCTCGTGGCCCTCGGTGTGCACCCGGCGGCGCTCGCGTTCTGCTCCTCCGCGAACCTCGTGTACCAGTTCTGGATCCACACCGAGCGCATCGGAAAGCTGCACCGCGCCTTCGAGTTCGTCTTCAACACTCCCTCGCACCACCGAGTCCACCACGCCTCCCAAGGGGGCTATCTGGACCGCAACTTCGGCGGGATCCTCATCGTCTGGGACCGGCTCTTCGGCTCGTTCGTCCCGGAGACCGAGCGGCCGGTGTACGGGCTGACGAAGAACATCGACACATACAATCCCCTGCGCGTCGCCACGCACGAGTACGCCGCCATCGTCAGGGACCTGCGGGCGGCGGGCAGTTGGCGTGAGCGGGCGGGGCGGGTGTTCCGGGGGCCGGGCTGGCAGCCGCCGGCGCGTGGCGATGTCGAGGAGGTCGGTGACGCGGTCTCCGAGACGGCCACGGGGACGGTCACCGGGACCGTCGCGTGA
- a CDS encoding lysoplasmalogenase, whose protein sequence is MSPGRRAERHARVALAAFGVVTVVDLVCLVAGSGLGHALAKPLLMPLLAAHVALRGGPRILVAALLFGWGGDVLLLFDVDAAFLAGMGSFAAGHVCYLVLFKKHAFIGHDAENGAPRARAAWPAVGYGVALVTTVALLWPDLPPELRLPVAAYSVLLTAMAYRATRLGLTAALGGALFMLSDTLIATGVAEWPQLPRPEFWIMGTYIAAQLLLVRGVMRAVGGRRTPVTSESAPAAP, encoded by the coding sequence GTGAGCCCAGGCCGTCGCGCCGAGCGGCACGCGCGCGTGGCGCTCGCCGCCTTCGGTGTCGTCACCGTGGTCGACCTTGTCTGCCTGGTGGCCGGTTCCGGCCTCGGGCATGCGCTCGCCAAGCCGCTGCTGATGCCGCTGCTCGCCGCCCATGTGGCACTGCGCGGCGGACCTCGAATCCTTGTCGCCGCGCTCCTGTTCGGTTGGGGAGGCGACGTGCTCCTGCTGTTCGACGTCGACGCGGCGTTCCTCGCCGGGATGGGGTCCTTCGCGGCCGGGCACGTCTGCTACCTGGTGCTCTTCAAGAAACACGCCTTCATAGGGCACGACGCGGAAAACGGGGCTCCACGCGCGCGTGCAGCCTGGCCGGCGGTCGGATACGGCGTCGCTCTCGTCACGACCGTGGCCCTTCTGTGGCCGGACCTGCCACCCGAACTCCGTCTCCCCGTCGCCGCCTACAGCGTGCTGCTCACGGCCATGGCGTACCGAGCCACCCGGCTCGGCCTCACCGCCGCCCTCGGAGGCGCCCTCTTCATGCTCTCGGACACGCTCATCGCGACCGGAGTCGCCGAATGGCCGCAGCTCCCGCGGCCCGAGTTCTGGATCATGGGCACGTATATCGCCGCGCAACTCCTGCTGGTTCGTGGGGTGATGCGCGCAGTCGGTGGGCGGCGGACGCCCGTCACCAGCGAATCGGCACCGGCAGCGCCGTAA
- a CDS encoding CopD family protein, which yields MSSIRPSAGSGGEVGAARGSMAGGRRAVAVLVLVTLAALIPLLGPPLALRGTGEAALPADGGISLLRTVLFAAVCVSAGELFAARLARRVPGAPLDDKPRSWAPIAAGAGFVAALCLASVVANGNLVPRRLSDMDIGGLYETRDGMLALLEVNAFVVAGLCALSRRPANQVWPLAAVAVAEALRAHPTTEYSPLLGSGLTLVHVTCAALWVGGLLHVLRLLRRWRDPEAGAALLGLYARVAAVLFAAITVTGVGSTLRRMPAGTVLDQLTTTAYGRVLLAKLLVVAAVAALALCARRRLRRAADPLTAYSPARAEVVALGVVVAVSAVLTALPVPIRW from the coding sequence GTGAGTTCGATAAGACCGAGTGCCGGCTCTGGCGGTGAGGTGGGCGCCGCCCGGGGGAGCATGGCCGGGGGGCGGCGGGCCGTCGCCGTTCTCGTCCTGGTGACCCTTGCCGCGTTGATCCCGCTACTCGGGCCGCCCCTCGCCCTGCGGGGCACGGGTGAGGCCGCCCTGCCCGCCGACGGGGGAATCTCCCTGCTGCGTACGGTCCTGTTCGCGGCGGTGTGTGTCTCGGCGGGCGAACTGTTCGCCGCCCGGCTGGCCCGCCGGGTGCCGGGAGCGCCCCTGGACGACAAGCCCCGCAGTTGGGCACCGATCGCGGCGGGCGCCGGTTTCGTGGCCGCGCTCTGCCTTGCCTCGGTGGTGGCCAACGGCAACCTGGTGCCGCGCCGGCTCTCCGACATGGACATCGGCGGCCTCTACGAGACGCGGGACGGCATGCTCGCGCTCCTGGAGGTCAACGCGTTCGTCGTAGCGGGCCTGTGCGCCCTCTCGCGCCGGCCGGCGAACCAGGTGTGGCCGCTGGCCGCGGTTGCCGTCGCGGAGGCGCTGCGGGCCCATCCCACCACGGAGTACAGCCCACTCCTCGGCTCGGGCCTGACGCTTGTTCATGTGACGTGCGCGGCCCTGTGGGTCGGCGGCCTGCTGCACGTCCTGCGCCTGCTGCGCCGCTGGCGCGACCCGGAGGCGGGCGCCGCGCTTCTCGGGCTCTATGCGCGCGTGGCGGCCGTTCTGTTCGCCGCGATCACCGTGACGGGCGTGGGCAGCACCCTGCGCCGGATGCCGGCCGGCACGGTCCTGGACCAGCTGACGACGACGGCGTACGGGCGCGTCCTGCTCGCCAAGCTGCTCGTCGTGGCCGCCGTCGCCGCCCTCGCCCTGTGCGCACGCCGACGCCTGCGCAGGGCCGCCGACCCGCTCACCGCCTACTCCCCCGCCCGTGCGGAAGTCGTCGCCCTGGGGGTGGTGGTCGCGGTGTCCGCGGTGCTTACGGCGCTGCCGGTGCCGATTCGCTGGTGA